A single genomic interval of Halorubrum aethiopicum harbors:
- a CDS encoding ethylbenzene dehydrogenase-related protein, whose amino-acid sequence MGSDGDGRAGGTPTSRGDADETADPGVTSRDLALAAAFALALVAAAAAVPALAGAQGAYEIPVDRQAGAGDLAEPTGSAWESAETVEVPMSSAGAAVPQGSETAVGSARVEAVRTDTRLYLRLSWADPTANTSTDAIREFADAAAVQLPASSTERPPLAMGSAENPVNVWYWNGAGASESLLAGGPGTTTETSGSSMRTAATHADGRWTVVFSRPLPADRSNVTDLTTEADTNVAFAVWEGSNGERSGRKAASEWFYLSFTEETGSPYEIVLWTVAGVAVVFTTLVTVEGVRRTRGE is encoded by the coding sequence ATGGGGAGTGACGGCGACGGACGTGCGGGCGGGACCCCGACGTCCCGGGGCGACGCGGACGAGACCGCCGACCCGGGCGTCACCTCCCGCGATCTGGCGCTCGCGGCCGCGTTCGCGCTCGCGCTCGTTGCCGCGGCCGCCGCGGTCCCGGCGCTCGCCGGCGCGCAGGGGGCCTACGAGATCCCGGTCGACCGGCAGGCCGGGGCGGGCGATCTGGCCGAGCCGACCGGCTCCGCGTGGGAGTCGGCGGAGACGGTCGAGGTGCCGATGAGCAGCGCTGGCGCGGCGGTCCCGCAGGGGTCGGAGACGGCGGTCGGCTCCGCCCGCGTCGAGGCGGTCCGCACCGACACCCGGCTCTACCTCCGGCTGTCGTGGGCGGACCCCACCGCGAACACCTCGACGGACGCGATCCGGGAGTTCGCCGACGCCGCGGCGGTCCAGCTCCCGGCGTCGTCGACGGAGCGCCCGCCGCTCGCGATGGGGTCGGCGGAGAACCCGGTGAACGTCTGGTACTGGAACGGTGCCGGCGCGTCCGAGTCGCTGCTCGCCGGCGGTCCGGGGACCACGACCGAGACGAGCGGGTCGTCGATGCGGACGGCGGCGACGCACGCGGACGGCCGGTGGACCGTGGTGTTCTCGCGGCCGCTCCCGGCCGACCGCTCGAACGTGACGGACCTCACCACCGAGGCGGACACGAACGTCGCGTTCGCGGTCTGGGAGGGATCGAACGGCGAGCGGTCGGGCCGGAAGGCGGCGAGCGAGTGGTTCTACCTCTCGTTCACCGAGGAGACCGGAAGCCCCTACGAGATCGTCCTCTGGACGGTCGCCGGGGTCGCCGTCGTGTTCACCACGCTCGTGACCGTCGAGGGCGTCCGCCGAACGAGGGGTGAGTGA
- a CDS encoding molecular chaperone TorD family protein, with translation MTVSGSTTDRDGQPARDLLDAADDDAAARGAIYGILASAFEEPAPARHDDFADGSIDRAVSTLVERSGLDVDVPDLTVDDDRETLAARYNDLFVVGYSEVIDGTDGTIENQGPPASLYESSYRSDASWNDVNLDLARAYEHFGCEIGGDERRHHDNLRLELEFAGYLCRLAAAAEDGEADTADGDGPADRSAAYARARIDFHDRHLSVLADGLRDALESEPGTGVYGRLATFLESFVAADVADLADRLDVGAGSGGAGSDGGDGSDEDAPAAGSDGGGDA, from the coding sequence GTGACCGTGTCCGGATCCACCACCGATCGAGACGGCCAGCCCGCGCGTGACCTGCTCGACGCGGCGGACGACGACGCCGCCGCCCGCGGGGCGATCTACGGGATCCTCGCGAGCGCGTTCGAGGAGCCCGCCCCGGCGCGGCACGACGACTTCGCCGACGGCTCCATCGATCGGGCAGTCTCGACGCTCGTCGAGCGGTCGGGCCTCGACGTCGATGTCCCGGACCTGACCGTCGACGACGACCGCGAGACGCTCGCGGCCCGGTACAACGACCTCTTCGTCGTCGGCTACTCCGAGGTGATCGACGGGACGGACGGGACGATCGAGAACCAGGGGCCGCCGGCGTCGCTGTACGAGTCGAGCTACCGGTCGGACGCCTCGTGGAACGACGTGAACCTCGATCTGGCCCGCGCCTACGAGCACTTCGGCTGTGAGATCGGCGGCGACGAGCGCCGTCACCACGACAACCTCAGACTGGAACTGGAGTTCGCGGGCTACCTCTGTCGGCTCGCCGCGGCGGCCGAGGACGGGGAGGCGGACACCGCCGACGGCGACGGTCCCGCCGATCGGAGCGCCGCCTACGCCCGCGCGCGCATCGACTTCCACGACCGCCACCTCTCCGTCCTCGCCGACGGCCTCCGCGACGCGCTCGAATCCGAGCCCGGAACCGGCGTGTACGGTCGGCTCGCGACGTTCCTCGAGTCGTTCGTCGCGGCCGACGTCGCGGATCTCGCGGATCGGCTCGACGTCGGAGCGGGGAGCGGCGGGGCGGGGAGCGACGGCGGGGACGGGAGCGACGAGGACGCTCCCGCCGCCGGCTCCGACGGAGGTGGTGACGCGTGA
- a CDS encoding phosphate ABC transporter permease translates to MTATVEADRDDPETAEGSDSAAAGHAPTGDAPTGDASIGHAATGRRTPAASLDGRVRAAPAIAAVAVAVATALRVAYNVPFDPVALPARTVPAADAVAGLVTGAALAALALASARPVVRIGLLFSGVFGVLATVSDAAAVTAAVAVPGGVAVAFAGALGRPTTYPELRRRALALAFPVAAGVSLAATTWGLGTGARATGSAAFLLSVTLLVGRADGDRVALAAGAAGLLCVVAASAAAPYVTGSALLAGFGVVGSPHLLVATAAAGGLAALVAGVHDGDGTLALGAGTLLAAGVPATPSAALAACLGAALAALDPDELLAAPEVSR, encoded by the coding sequence GTGACCGCGACCGTCGAGGCGGACCGCGACGATCCGGAGACCGCAGAGGGTTCGGACTCGGCGGCGGCCGGACACGCACCGACCGGGGACGCACCGACCGGGGACGCGTCGATCGGGCACGCGGCGACCGGCCGCCGCACCCCCGCTGCGTCGCTCGACGGCCGGGTTCGCGCCGCGCCCGCGATCGCGGCGGTCGCCGTCGCGGTCGCGACCGCCCTCCGGGTCGCGTACAACGTCCCGTTCGACCCCGTCGCGCTCCCGGCCCGGACGGTCCCGGCGGCCGACGCGGTCGCCGGGTTGGTGACCGGCGCGGCGCTCGCGGCGCTCGCGCTCGCGTCCGCCCGTCCGGTCGTTCGGATCGGGCTCCTCTTTTCGGGCGTGTTCGGCGTTCTCGCGACGGTCTCCGACGCCGCCGCGGTCACGGCCGCGGTCGCGGTCCCCGGCGGCGTCGCCGTCGCCTTCGCCGGCGCGCTCGGCCGACCGACCACGTACCCGGAGCTCCGCCGCCGCGCCCTCGCCCTCGCGTTCCCGGTCGCGGCCGGGGTCTCGCTCGCGGCGACGACGTGGGGGCTCGGGACCGGCGCTCGGGCGACCGGATCGGCCGCCTTCCTCCTCTCGGTGACGCTGCTCGTCGGTCGGGCCGACGGCGACCGAGTCGCGCTGGCCGCGGGGGCGGCCGGCCTCCTCTGCGTCGTCGCCGCGAGCGCCGCCGCGCCGTACGTGACTGGGAGCGCGCTGCTCGCCGGCTTCGGCGTCGTCGGGAGCCCGCACCTGCTCGTCGCGACCGCCGCGGCGGGCGGCCTCGCGGCGCTCGTCGCCGGCGTCCACGACGGCGACGGGACGCTCGCGCTCGGGGCGGGAACGCTGCTCGCCGCCGGCGTCCCGGCGACGCCGTCGGCCGCGCTCGCCGCGTGTCTCGGGGCCGCGCTCGCCGC